From one Geoalkalibacter halelectricus genomic stretch:
- a CDS encoding TrkH family potassium uptake protein gives MGKQTKVLSYAIRLRVVGKYFGQLILVVAFLTLVPLVFALLTAEFAIAARYGVVIAVLSGPGFLLARLRAARRVQTNEAMVLAAIIFLAIPLVMSYPMMGAGLSFGDALFEAISAATTTGLSTLATVEDKPLVFRFARSWMQWYGGLGILVLSLALLLRPGITAKSLAVTEDIRDDVVGGTKAYARKIAVVYVALTCTGIFFLLLTGNGLFNAVVYTLSAVSTGGFSPHDASFGHFSSWQLPWITTLACLACALPLALYYQGGRERWKKLFRDLQLRALLLIALVVSLALSACMYFFMQQPWQQALYHGPLIALSAQTTAGFTTLGLGDLDAGSKMVVIISMAIGGGIGSTAGGIKVLRILVLLRLVQLSLVRTCMPPHGVLDRRLGDKRLEEEEIRQALVFFVLFFAVVTASWFLFLIFGFDPLDSLFEVVSATGTVGLSSGVVGPDLPGILKAALCVNMLFGRLEILAWLVILYPRTWFGLRVEES, from the coding sequence GTGGGTAAACAAACAAAAGTACTGAGCTATGCCATTCGCCTGCGGGTAGTCGGCAAATATTTCGGCCAACTGATCCTTGTGGTGGCTTTTCTGACACTGGTACCTCTGGTGTTTGCGCTCTTGACAGCCGAATTTGCAATCGCGGCGCGCTATGGAGTTGTTATAGCGGTACTCTCCGGGCCTGGATTCCTTCTAGCCCGGCTACGAGCTGCTCGCCGTGTTCAGACCAACGAAGCGATGGTTTTGGCTGCCATAATATTTCTGGCAATTCCGCTGGTAATGTCCTATCCCATGATGGGAGCAGGTCTCTCCTTTGGCGACGCACTCTTCGAGGCGATTTCTGCTGCAACCACGACTGGACTCAGCACTTTAGCGACAGTCGAAGACAAACCCCTGGTCTTCCGTTTTGCCCGGTCCTGGATGCAATGGTATGGCGGGTTGGGGATCCTGGTTCTATCTCTTGCACTGCTATTGCGTCCAGGTATCACCGCAAAAAGCCTGGCAGTCACGGAAGACATCAGAGATGACGTGGTTGGCGGCACCAAGGCTTACGCACGAAAGATCGCCGTCGTCTATGTCGCGCTGACGTGTACGGGCATCTTTTTTCTACTGTTGACGGGCAATGGATTATTCAATGCGGTGGTCTATACCTTGTCGGCCGTTTCTACGGGCGGTTTCTCTCCACACGATGCCAGCTTCGGACATTTTTCCAGCTGGCAGCTACCTTGGATTACGACGCTGGCCTGCCTGGCCTGTGCCCTGCCTCTCGCGCTCTACTACCAGGGTGGGCGTGAGAGATGGAAAAAGCTATTTCGCGACCTACAGTTGCGCGCGCTGCTTCTGATCGCCCTGGTGGTGAGTCTGGCTCTGAGTGCCTGCATGTACTTTTTCATGCAACAGCCCTGGCAACAAGCGCTCTACCATGGGCCTCTGATCGCTCTTTCGGCCCAGACTACAGCAGGTTTCACAACGCTCGGCCTGGGAGACCTGGATGCCGGATCCAAAATGGTGGTGATCATCTCGATGGCAATCGGGGGGGGGATCGGATCGACGGCTGGGGGGATCAAGGTGCTACGCATTCTCGTTCTGCTACGTCTTGTGCAGTTGAGTTTGGTGAGAACCTGCATGCCACCCCACGGCGTTCTGGATCGACGCCTGGGAGATAAACGCCTTGAAGAAGAGGAAATCCGGCAGGCATTGGTTTTTTTTGTACTTTTTTTTGCCGTAGTGACGGCTTCCTGGTTTCTTTTTCTGATTTTTGGATTTGACCCTCTCGATTCACTTTTCGAGGTGGTTTCGGCAACCGGAACGGTAGGTCTTTCTTCTGGAGTAGTCGGACCGGATTTGCCCGGCATCCTCAAGGCAGCATTATGCGTCAATATGCTGTTTGGCCGGCTTGAAATCCTGGCATGGCTCGTCATACTCTACCCAAGAACCTGGTTTGGATTGCGGGTGGAGGAATCATGA
- a CDS encoding NAD-dependent succinate-semialdehyde dehydrogenase, with product MALESINPATGELLEKFDEWSPGKTQETLAAVDLAWRDWRRTSFAERAANLRRAAQVLRQNKDEYARIMALEMGKPITSGRAEVDKCAWVCDYYAENAAAMLADEPAQSDGSRSYVAFRPLGMILAVMPWNFPFWQVFRFAAPALMAGNTGVLKHSSNVPRCALAIEDVFRQAGFPENVFRTLMIGANQVETVIENELIKAVTLTGSEAAGRKVAAKAGEMLKKVVLELGGSDPFIVLADADVEDSAETAAKSRCINSGQSCIAAKRFIIEAEIYDRWLEKFKDAMAALVVGDPLNEQTQLGPQAREDLMLELHGQVETSLAKGAELLLGGKPLKRKGYFYPPTILAEVKPGMPAYHEELFGPVASVIRVQNAEEAIEVANATLFGLGGSVWTRDSSKGETLAARIEAGAVFVNGLVKSDPRLPFGGIKNSGFGRELSYFGIRQFVNIQTVWVK from the coding sequence ATGGCACTGGAATCAATCAATCCGGCGACAGGTGAATTGCTGGAGAAGTTTGACGAGTGGTCTCCCGGTAAGACGCAAGAAACCCTGGCGGCGGTTGATCTGGCCTGGCGTGATTGGCGGCGAACCAGTTTTGCGGAGCGCGCGGCCAACCTGCGCCGGGCGGCGCAGGTGTTGCGGCAGAACAAGGATGAATACGCCCGGATCATGGCCCTGGAGATGGGAAAACCCATCACCAGCGGCCGCGCCGAGGTCGACAAGTGTGCCTGGGTTTGCGATTACTACGCCGAAAATGCGGCTGCGATGCTGGCCGATGAGCCGGCCCAAAGCGACGGCTCGCGCTCTTATGTCGCTTTTCGTCCCCTCGGCATGATCCTGGCGGTCATGCCGTGGAACTTTCCCTTCTGGCAGGTGTTCCGCTTCGCGGCCCCGGCTTTGATGGCAGGCAACACCGGGGTGCTCAAACATTCCTCCAATGTTCCGCGCTGCGCTCTGGCCATCGAAGATGTTTTTCGCCAGGCCGGTTTTCCAGAAAATGTTTTCCGCACCCTGATGATTGGCGCGAATCAGGTCGAAACGGTGATCGAGAACGAGTTGATCAAGGCGGTCACTTTGACCGGTAGCGAGGCCGCCGGCCGCAAGGTGGCGGCCAAGGCCGGAGAAATGTTGAAAAAAGTCGTTCTGGAGCTGGGCGGCAGCGACCCCTTCATTGTGCTCGCCGACGCCGATGTGGAAGACTCTGCCGAAACCGCTGCCAAGTCGCGCTGCATCAACTCCGGGCAGAGCTGCATCGCCGCCAAGCGATTCATCATAGAAGCAGAGATTTATGACAGATGGCTGGAAAAATTTAAGGATGCCATGGCGGCGCTGGTGGTGGGCGACCCTCTGAATGAGCAGACCCAGCTTGGGCCGCAGGCCCGCGAGGATCTCATGCTGGAACTGCACGGACAGGTGGAAACATCGCTTGCCAAGGGTGCAGAGCTACTCCTCGGCGGCAAACCCCTTAAGCGCAAAGGGTATTTTTATCCCCCAACCATTCTCGCCGAGGTCAAGCCCGGAATGCCCGCCTACCACGAAGAACTTTTCGGCCCAGTCGCCTCGGTCATCCGCGTGCAGAATGCCGAGGAAGCAATAGAAGTGGCCAATGCCACCCTCTTTGGACTCGGCGGCTCGGTATGGACCCGCGACAGCAGCAAAGGAGAGACCCTTGCCGCACGCATCGAGGCCGGCGCTGTTTTCGTCAACGGTCTCGTCAAAAGTGATCCGCGTCTACCCTTTGGCGGCATAAAGAATTCCGGCTTTGGGCGCGAACTGTCTTATTTCGGCATCAGACAGTTCGTCAACATTCAGACGGTGTGGGTGAAGTGA
- a CDS encoding VTT domain-containing protein, whose protein sequence is MNRCDEIIKPGENCWRACRADQAALLIDGAAYFQTLAWGLEQARHTIFIIGWDIDSQIVLRRGAAAGKDEPDLVTLLNRLAREHQQLNIYVLDWDFTMLYALDRELLPSFKFSWSAHERLHFLLDDQHPVGASHHQKIVVIDDCLAFCGGLDLTHGRWDTPEHHPENPHRSDSDLKYPPFHDVQLMVSGEVAAALGTLSRRRWRCAGGEEPAPPVDTADRRLWPSDLAAEFKNTTVAISRTESAYAGQEPIKEVRRLWIDAIAAAEKSIYIENQFFTAYEVCQALEKRLKEPKGPEVVMILSGAPIGWLARKAMEMLGAQMRQRLQAADRFGRLRVVYPVRAGQFIKVHSKLLIVDDCLLRVGSANLNNRSMGLDTECDLALVAEEPQAHAAISRQRARLLAEHLGRTPEEVQRACEDLGSLGAYIDEARGHEGTRQLLSFENSTDSGYEKPPLDYRLIDPEKPISFEELTFLIQGGRKTSDRQVDRQHMSVKTAKRKVLRLCILLCAALVLAVAWRWTPLQEYLSIEVLRGWAETVQATAYSPLILMVIYVLGGFVLLPVTLMILVTVLTFGPWLGLLYAVCGTLLSAVSGYWAGRKLGREAVRNLSGERLSRINRALARKGLWAMIALRVLPLAPFTVGNLAAGASQIKLRDFILGTLIGMSPGFLAFAAFAGGFEIILRKPDPLSTVLFLAVAAGGGAMFWMLRKFILRKIRSKS, encoded by the coding sequence ATGAACCGCTGTGATGAAATTATTAAACCAGGTGAAAACTGCTGGCGGGCTTGTCGGGCTGACCAAGCCGCTTTGCTCATCGATGGCGCGGCATATTTTCAAACTCTGGCCTGGGGTCTGGAGCAGGCGCGTCACACCATTTTCATCATTGGCTGGGATATCGACAGCCAGATTGTTCTGCGGCGCGGAGCTGCCGCGGGAAAAGATGAGCCAGACCTGGTCACCTTATTGAACCGGCTGGCCAGGGAGCATCAGCAGTTGAACATATATGTTCTCGATTGGGATTTCACCATGCTCTACGCCCTTGATCGAGAGCTTCTGCCGTCTTTCAAGTTTAGCTGGAGCGCGCATGAACGCCTCCATTTTCTCCTCGATGACCAACATCCGGTCGGCGCCAGCCATCATCAAAAAATCGTGGTGATCGATGACTGTCTTGCCTTTTGCGGTGGCCTTGATTTGACCCACGGCCGCTGGGATACCCCAGAGCATCATCCCGAAAATCCCCATAGATCAGACAGCGACCTGAAATACCCGCCCTTTCATGATGTGCAGCTGATGGTCAGCGGCGAGGTCGCCGCAGCCCTGGGAACCTTAAGCCGTCGCCGTTGGCGGTGCGCAGGGGGGGAAGAACCGGCACCGCCGGTCGACACCGCGGACCGCCGGCTCTGGCCATCAGATCTGGCTGCGGAATTCAAGAATACCACGGTGGCCATCAGCCGCACCGAATCGGCCTATGCCGGCCAGGAGCCCATTAAAGAGGTGCGGCGTTTATGGATCGATGCCATCGCCGCGGCGGAAAAGTCGATTTATATCGAAAACCAGTTCTTTACCGCTTACGAAGTTTGCCAAGCTCTGGAGAAACGCCTGAAAGAGCCCAAGGGACCCGAGGTCGTGATGATCCTTTCCGGAGCCCCCATCGGCTGGCTTGCCCGCAAGGCAATGGAAATGCTTGGCGCGCAGATGCGGCAGCGTCTGCAGGCCGCCGACCGTTTTGGAAGGCTGCGGGTGGTTTATCCGGTGCGCGCCGGACAATTCATCAAAGTTCATTCCAAGTTGCTGATCGTCGATGATTGTCTGTTGCGCGTCGGGTCGGCCAACCTAAACAATCGCAGCATGGGGCTGGACACGGAATGCGACCTTGCCCTGGTTGCCGAGGAGCCTCAGGCGCATGCCGCTATCAGCCGGCAGCGCGCGCGCCTGCTGGCCGAACATCTCGGCCGCACGCCCGAGGAGGTTCAACGGGCGTGCGAGGACCTCGGTTCGCTGGGCGCCTATATCGATGAGGCGCGAGGTCATGAAGGCACGCGCCAACTGCTTTCCTTCGAAAATTCAACCGATTCGGGCTACGAAAAGCCGCCCCTGGACTATCGCCTAATCGACCCGGAAAAGCCGATCAGTTTCGAAGAGTTGACCTTTTTGATTCAAGGGGGCAGAAAAACCTCCGACCGCCAAGTCGACCGGCAGCATATGTCGGTAAAAACAGCAAAACGAAAAGTCCTGCGGCTGTGCATCTTGCTCTGCGCTGCTCTGGTTTTGGCTGTGGCCTGGCGCTGGACCCCCTTGCAGGAGTACCTAAGCATTGAGGTGTTGCGAGGCTGGGCCGAAACCGTACAGGCTACCGCTTATTCACCGCTTATACTTATGGTCATCTATGTTTTGGGCGGATTTGTGCTTTTGCCTGTGACCTTGATGATACTGGTTACAGTGCTCACCTTTGGCCCTTGGTTGGGTTTGTTATACGCTGTGTGTGGGACTCTGCTGAGCGCTGTGTCCGGTTACTGGGCGGGAAGGAAGCTCGGCCGCGAAGCCGTGCGCAATCTGTCGGGCGAGCGCCTCTCCAGGATCAACCGAGCCTTGGCCCGCAAAGGGCTGTGGGCGATGATCGCCTTGCGGGTTCTGCCGCTGGCGCCTTTTACGGTGGGCAATCTGGCCGCGGGGGCTTCTCAAATCAAGCTGCGCGACTTTATTCTCGGCACTCTGATCGGCATGAGTCCAGGATTTCTGGCCTTTGCAGCCTTTGCCGGCGGCTTTGAAATTATCCTGCGGAAACCCGATCCGCTCTCAACGGTTCTTTTTTTGGCCGTGGCTGCCGGTGGCGGCGCAATGTTCTGGATGCTGCGAAAATTCATCCTGAGGAAAATCCGATCTAAGTCTTAG
- a CDS encoding efflux RND transporter periplasmic adaptor subunit, which produces MPPAWFSRLRSLLILPPLLLAAGVFLLAMGTREAPERPEPVEPRTPARFLTVPKVDVVPQVIAFGEVRPPRIWNAIAEVPGRIVFIHPDLLVGGFIPSGAVLVRIDPLPYQLALAQAQAQLKELNQQNTNLRTSLDIEERSLELLERELSRQRTLLQDEVAAAGAVEDAERAALQQRRQVQQLRNDLSLVPPRREALQARIDNLARDLENTSVMAPFDLRVVSVAADINQFAAAGQHLAEAFSVDRVEVAAQIPIDRLWTLLLGADQPGAEKQGFAARLGEALDAAPKVRLRAGGLLSHWPGRLVRMAESADPQTRTLGVIVTVDEPYAQPNTQPALTRNLFVEVVLRGHPLKERLVIPRAAVREGQVWVLDEDDRLQSREVDILFHQQDFAVVAAGLSEADRLVLSDLTPAVEGMRIDAHEDEQRRAALISQATGRGSR; this is translated from the coding sequence ATGCCGCCTGCCTGGTTTTCACGCCTGCGCAGCTTGTTGATTTTGCCGCCGCTGCTGCTGGCTGCAGGGGTGTTTCTGCTGGCCATGGGCACGCGTGAGGCTCCGGAGCGTCCGGAACCTGTCGAACCGCGGACGCCGGCGCGTTTTCTGACTGTGCCCAAAGTCGATGTGGTTCCGCAGGTTATCGCCTTTGGCGAAGTTCGCCCGCCGCGCATTTGGAATGCGATCGCCGAAGTCCCTGGGCGCATCGTCTTTATCCATCCTGACCTTCTCGTGGGGGGCTTCATTCCCAGCGGAGCGGTATTGGTGCGAATAGATCCGCTACCTTACCAGTTGGCCCTGGCCCAGGCCCAGGCGCAACTGAAGGAATTGAATCAACAGAACACCAACCTGCGGACTTCTCTTGATATCGAAGAGCGTTCGCTGGAGTTGCTGGAGCGCGAATTGAGCCGTCAGCGCACTTTGCTGCAAGATGAGGTCGCGGCTGCCGGCGCGGTTGAAGATGCCGAACGCGCGGCATTGCAGCAACGTCGGCAAGTGCAGCAGCTCCGCAACGATCTCTCGCTGGTCCCGCCGCGGCGTGAGGCACTCCAGGCGCGCATCGACAACCTTGCCCGCGACCTGGAGAACACCTCGGTCATGGCCCCCTTTGATCTGCGGGTGGTCTCTGTGGCGGCCGATATCAACCAGTTCGCCGCCGCAGGCCAGCACTTGGCGGAGGCGTTTTCCGTCGACAGGGTCGAGGTGGCGGCCCAGATCCCCATCGATCGCCTATGGACTCTGCTGCTCGGCGCCGACCAGCCGGGGGCGGAGAAGCAGGGTTTCGCGGCACGCCTGGGCGAGGCGCTCGATGCCGCTCCGAAGGTACGGTTGCGGGCCGGGGGTCTGCTTTCACACTGGCCGGGACGGCTGGTGCGCATGGCGGAGAGCGCTGATCCGCAGACCCGCACCTTGGGGGTGATCGTTACCGTCGATGAGCCCTATGCTCAGCCAAACACACAGCCCGCCCTGACCCGCAACCTGTTCGTCGAGGTGGTGCTGCGCGGGCACCCCCTCAAGGAGCGCCTGGTGATTCCACGGGCCGCCGTGCGGGAAGGGCAGGTGTGGGTGCTGGACGAGGATGATCGCCTGCAAAGCCGAGAAGTGGACATTTTGTTTCATCAACAGGACTTCGCCGTGGTCGCGGCGGGACTCAGCGAGGCAGATCGTCTGGTGCTCTCCGATCTGACCCCTGCGGTGGAGGGCATGCGCATCGATGCGCATGAGGATGAGCAGCGCCGCGCGGCACTGATATCTCAGGCCACCGGCCGGGGATCCCGGTGA